The genome window aatcaggaaaaattttctagacaagtaaaaattattgtcttgtttttagtaaaaacaagtcaaaattaggtgagtttttgcttagaacaagcaaaataatctgccaatggggtaagaaaaataatctagttgtctgcttgaaataagattttttttcttaccccattggcagattatttttgcttgttttaagcaaaaactcacttaattttgacttgtttttactaaaatcaagaaaataatttttactaatctagaaaatccttcttgatttaagaattttcagatattttggctggaaacaggacaaaaaatctaagctagaaaagcattgtTTGCAGTGTGAATATCTAATTTGGTGTCTAAAATGTAGATCATATAATGTGTTTGGAATTTCTCCAGGTCTTAAGAGCCTTAAATTGCCCTTTCATAAATTAAATCCTAAAAAGGTCCAAAATTGAATTAAGTATACTTATTAAATGTTGCACACACTTCACAAAAATAAGATCTttgtcagtatttttgtcttgtgttTCAATACAAATATATCTAAACATCCCTACATTTAGATAAACTTGATGAAGAGATTGAGTCTTTGAGAAATTGAACAAAACAATAAGTTTCTGCttaagaacaaatatctgtctgCAGGAAATGAAAacttgttttccctttgaattaaattgattttgCTGAGCGATTTGGCAGATACTTGTATTTGTCCTTTTTTgccataaattaatttaattttgatacGTTTCTCAAAAAAATCAAGACATGTCATTTTGCATGTTGATTTAGGAATCTTTAGACATTTGCtgtgaaaaacaacaaaaatacagaGGAAGAatatcattttttgcagtgggaTATATATTCCTATAGctattatttttgttatattgaatggatgtttgtGTTTCCAAATTTTGAAGTACTCTTAAATACAgttaatttatcatttatttggACAATATACATGCtgctttttcatgcacctatcaagtttgggcttttagttttttttatttttttataaagagtttttttcagactagtggaaagaaaacatacaaaaacactgtttcttttatagcactttctcTATTTGTGTCGATAGATTTTAGTTACAATGCATAtcttctcaaaatgagttttttctcctgcactgagccataaatctccacttcagtagcacttacacacaccaaaccttacatttttattcctgtctatatcctgaaggtttttacaaaaggattttatgcattttattcaacaaaaatggtaaaaaatagtgTTTACTGTCTGTTCTGAATTATATCGTGACGAAATGagacccaaaattccttctgtaaaaacttttgactctcaAAAATTAAAGAATtatgaaactgacttcatccagtgtttaaattTTTTGTACTAGaactgtatgcaaattagcgcatatttcattaaacaatgcctcaaTTGCATATttcaacctaacattttagaaaacttgtaatacaaaaaatgtttgcaattatcaatgtaatcaatcaactgagtaagtaagataactattagttttttttgtttttgttttttttaccctattcacctgcagtgtttcaATTAAATTTACTTAAATTGACTTGAAAATGGTCTTGGATTTTCCTTCATCAAGCTTGCAGAAAGCCTGTAGACATGTGGCTGTATTGAGTGAGGTTTGTGTTTCCAGCAGCAGCTGAGCTCACCGTGTGACGAGGAGACGGCAGCTCTGCTGAACGACTGCTACACGCTGGAGGAGAAAGAGCGGCTCAAGGAGGAGTGGAGACTCTTCAATGAGCAGAAGAGGAACTTTGAACGTGAGAGGAAGAATTTCACTGAAGCTGCTATTCGTCTGGGACACGAGGTactatatacatacacatatctttttttaaaaaacatttcaaacagtTTAATTCAGATGAAATTTAAAGTGACCTCAAACACATTTTGGCCAGATTTTGTTTTGTAAGATGTTACACAAGTTTGTTCTTTGAATTTGCTTGAAGTACATTAACCATAAACAAGCACCATGCCTTTATAAGGAGTAATAAAAGCTAAATTTCCAtattagaatttctgaaggattgtgtgaccaAATTcgctttgcatcacagtaataaattacttaaatattccattagaaatcagttatttttaattgtagtATTTCACTATATATGAGTCAAAGATGTAAAACGGTTTAAGCATATACTGTAAGTGTATTActgttttaaattgttgttttttctaaaaaaaattataataatcaaatgttttgtttaatttcattgcatttttgttgttatttttctgagcaaaaaatgcaTATCATAcctttttccctaatttacagaagacacccactaaaatgtaattcaatgtaacaatcttgtcagacatatttacaacaaaaatctattcgacatattaaaagatgaattactttcatcttaaatactaattagttgtaattctacatttttaaaatttgccactttcctaagttttgcccatttgtcattaatacttttttactcatttaaaacacaataaaatttaatatgctcccttattcattttcatattttaatacgcACAAGtcaagcatgttgtttgaatttttacataaatattgtgttacactgaatgacaatgtaacataatTCTTCAAAATTTTGACATtgtattctccaaaaacttatttgaaaccttaaaggataactattgccaaaatgcaacctgggctgtttttttttactgtaaaagagacaaacatatatctaaaagcgtaattacgacaaacgagccgtttttgagattgaccgtgatttcgttttgttttcaatgttcggtgaatgggaatactaggggcataactttgagcgcatcaaaatcgatatatttacaacactgagaaggctcgacacaccatgaaactttgctcgaagtaagcagccgtcttgccagtcaaatCAAAGAACGTGCATGGTAGTTATCAAACCTATAAATGCACTCTAGTTTTTACCATAGCAGATGCCCCAATACCTGTTTGTTTCTTCTTTCTATAGAGGAAATCCTTTGAAGAAGATCGAGCTGCATGGCTGAAGACCCAGTTTTTGAACATGACTCCATTTGTAGACCGCAAAAGACCTGCATTGTCCGAACCTCACAGTGCATTATCAGTCAGTGAGTATCCCTGAGACCTAACAAAACATCCCACATCTGACACTACATACATTGATTGATTTTGCGAATGAAGGGAGATCTGCTTCTTCAGATGcattacatttttgtttgtgAAACTCTTTATTTTGTGTGCGTGTCTGTAGGTGCAGAACCCGAGGCCAAACTGCTGTCCACTCCACCTCTTCTGGCCAAGTCTCAGTCCTACACAGTGTTCTCCACTCCTAAAGCTGCCCCAGTCAAGATGCCCTCAACTGCTGACCTCTACCGCCAGCTACACCTCATCCCAGAGAGCAGGTACTCTCACATGCCACAAATTATTCTCTAAAAATAGAAATTCTGCCATGTATTTACCCTCATATAAGAGGTAAAAGACCACTGTTGTCAGGCTGCAAAAATTAGGATGAACACTAAATTCTACATGTTACGCTCATTTGAAGCCAAAGCAATTGTCTCATTACTTGCACTTTTAAGGGGGATATGAAAACACAAGTGTGGTGAACTTTTGATTTCCCAAtgagacattattattattatagggcTTTGTACTTCAAAATAAACCTATAAATGTGTTCAGTAGTTCCTATGTAATAAACAAAGCAATTTAAAAAGGAATAAAATGCAATATGTGCAAATGTTACAAAACACAAAATCTTTTTCCCAGTCAGTGGCTCTTTTAACACCGTTGccacgggttgtttttcatgtccgcaggtCGAAGGACACAAATAATGTGACATTTACCCCCCAGAACGCTATTTTTGAATGTGGCACCCCACTCAAAATGCGTATTTGTGATATAATGTTTatgagcccaagctttaaaaattgtttttgttcatttattgtgcatttttctggtttaatcacgattagattttttctagatcctgcattaaatttgttttgacctcactattcgaggaacagacacagtctttatagattgaacagcaccagtactatcgtttaaatgtgcagaacaaaagccatcgttgcaactatttgaagaattgcttactagtcaaatggagcgcagcgtcctggagatgttgtccgtaTAGTTTTAggtattttagtacatcaagttacacaatatgaaaaggaaaaaaatttGCCTTgaaaactagctaaaataaaatttcatgtttatttcatgtttactgatttttttatttattgttattgaaGAAATATACAATACAGATAGTTTGTCAAAATCAAAAGATACTCCATGTTTATTGAATTTTAAGTGCAAAACACTGTTTTACAGCAAAATTCTATGTAAAATCTACTTCAACTTCAACTGAAAGTTTGCCTCGTCATCTCAGGATTTTGCAGCACATGAGTTCAATCAGTTCCTGATTTtgtaaatcataattattttgACAAATGGATTAATCTGATACTTTTCTTTAGATTATTCTCAGAAAATAAAATGTCTTGTAACAAATTTATTGTATTAAATCCATGTAAATATATGGTTGTAATTTTAACATCATATgcaaaaaaagtgtgtgtgtgtgtgtgtgtgtgtgtgtatatatatatatttcattatatGAAATAACTGTTCACAAATTCAAAGCGGGACAGATTTTAAACACCAGATTTTTACTGACATCTGTGGTTGCAAGTTACTTGTGGAACATAATGTCAGCTGAGCTTTGACACCGTCTGGATCAATGTGTGGTTTGAGGTTTACCCATGGTTGCCTTTGATTTGCATCATTAGAGCAGATCTAGCCACACCACTGAGTCACTGATAAGGAGACAGTCCTAGAAATATGCATAGAAGAAATATATTCTCTGACCAAAATAAATGGCATATTTAAATGCTACAATAATAGCTGGATATTCTTTTCTGTGTTAATGGAGCTGATATGCGTTTTCTGTCTCTGCAGAGGCCGTGCTGAGATGCTGCCAAAGTCACGGTTGCGTAATTGTTCCACAGACTGCAGTGTCATCTCGTTGGTCAGAGACGAGAACAGCCCCATCTGATGGTATGTCAGTATTACACTGATCAAACACTACAGAAGAGACACTCCATTGTTCAAGCTGTCCTAATTGTAAGCTTTACAGGAGTCTTCCGTTCATCCCCGTCACAGCATGACCAACCACCTGCTCCTTTACCTCTTTGTCTGATTTGCTGTGTTGTCCCTTTTAGGGATTTAGGGTTGAATAAAACAGATGGTGTGTTTAGCTGGATCAGATTGATCTCGGAGACAATCATTCGCATTTGCCACCTTTGAATCTCATAAATATGTACAGTGGCCAATGTGCATTGTGTAGTTGTGGTAATAATATGGATAATTTAAAAAGTATTCTGTAAGTCAGAATGTGGGATGTTTGTGTGAGCTGTAAATGTTATAGTAATCCATTAAGCACTTTAAAGAGGAGAGATGTTTAATGTagctttttaaaactaatataattTGACATTTTGATTTGCCATTATATCGTGGGCTAGGTTTCACATTTAGTTTTGTACTTTTATCATAATGTAGTGATGCTAAGTACTGTCTTTTTTAATGCAAGACGTGAAATTTTTTTTCACTTGAATGTTGAATATTTATATTGAAAAATCAAGAATGTCTTTGCTAGAATTTACACATTTGAAGAGTGATTTCttaaaaataatgcaataaagtttgaaagattttaaaataaagatctatttgtgtttttaaaattgGAATTAAATCAAAAATGATTTTTTCCTTAATGCATGTTACTTGTCTTCATGACTCGCTTCTCTCTGCTGACAGATTTAAGGCTATGTAGCAGTTGAGCCGATTGCATTCTGTTGTGTGACACTTCATTTTTTACAGTCCAATCAACAACTGAAGTAGTAAATACCAGCAAAAAGTCCCTTGCTGATTTTGTAAATGGTACTGACTGAGGATCACACACTCCCAGACTTTCAAGTTGTTGTAAACAGAAATGCAAGCAGCCTCATTGCTAAAAGACTAATAAATCTATATGCATTCTAAAATTGTCTCAAAATAATGTTTAGATAGAATTATAGGTTAAAGCTAATAAACAAGTTTGAGTTTGTGACCATCATACACTCTGCGATTTTCTGATCGCAGAATATCTCCAGACTAGTTCTATTGCCAACTCCAAATCTTGGCAAACGTTGTGCGGTGTATTACAAGGTTAAAACTATGAAATATTGTAATAAAGTTGGTCACAACTTCTGTTTCATTTCAACTTTAAAGGTGGGGAGGAACCTACATACTGCATGCATAAAGTAAGAGTGTCCAATCTTGCTGCCGGAGGGCACCTGTCCTGCCAAGTTTAGCTAAAACCTACCGAAGTGTTTCTGGTGAGTCTTAAGACCTTGATTTGCTGGTTCAGCAGTGTTTAGTCAGGGTTGAAGTAAAACTCAGCAGGACAGTGACCCACCAGAGACAGGTTTGGACATCCCTGGTATAAAGGTATTAAGAGGTAACCACTAAGAGATGTAAACACAAACGCATCTTAAGTGACTTTCTTGCTCCCCCAAAATTACGCCAATGCTGAGTCAGGCTAGTGAGTCAATCTGGTGCTCGAGGTCCActtttctgcagagtttagctacaaCCTTGATTGAACTCACCTgcttaaactttctttaaatcctgaagaccttgattggcTTGTTCAGGTCACTTTGATGATTAGagatggagctaaactctgcaggaagttGAGAAGTCCTGCTTTAGGGAAACCTACCTATGAATGGCTTGCTTATAGTCATCATCGGACTAGGTCAAAATTGAATGAATGTATGTGCAAAAATGAATTGAACCACCAGGAGACTAATTTATATTAGTGACCACTTTATTTTACTTGACAACTGCAGTTTGAAgcatatgtaacaaaacatgtcTTAAATGTACCCATTGTTCCCAAGATGGATTGATGGCTGTGCACTGAATGACTATTCACGCTTATCTTTCCTAAACCTCAATTAAACACAGTAGCACCCTTTGAATTATGGCGTAGCGGCACTGTTTGCATTACTATGGAAATTTTCAGATCAACTAAAAGCAATGATTTtgaaaactacatctatcagctGTGTCTTAATGGCGTGCATCCTCCTCATCATCAAGATCGTCTTCCTCATACTCGCCCGTTTCGTCAGCGGTGGCGTCTTGGTACTGCTGGTACTCCGAGACCAGGTCATTCATGTTGCTTTCTGCCTCTGTGAACTCCATCTCATCCATTCCCTCGCCAGTGTACCAGTGCAGGAAAGCCTTGCGTCTGAACATGGCGGTGAACTGCTCTGAAATCCTGCGGAACAGCTCTTGAATGGCTGTGCTGTTGCCGATGAACGTGGCGGACATCTTGAGCCCACGTGGTGGGATGTCACAGACTGCGGTCTTGACGTTGTTTGGGATCCATTCCACAAAGTAGCTGCTGTTCTTGTTCTGGACATTCAGCATCTGCTCGTCCACCTCCTTCATGGACATGCGGCCACGGAAGATGGCTGCCACGGTGAGGTAGCGGCCGTGGCGTGGGTCGCAGGCTGCCATCATGTTCTTGGCATCAAACATCTGCTGCGTTAGCTCTGGAACTGAGAGAGCACGGTATTGCTGGCTACCACGACTTGTCAGGGGCGCAAATCCGGGCATGAAGAAGTGGAGGCGAGGGAAGGGCACCATGTTGACTGCCAGCTTGCGGAGGTCGGCATTAAGCTGACCTGGGAATCGCAGGCAGGTGGTGACTCCGCTCATGGTTGCCGAAACAAGGTGGTTCAAGTCGCCGTAAGTAGGAGTTGTGAGCTTAAGTGTGCGAAAGCAAATGTCGTAGAGTGCTTCGTTGTCGATGCAGAAGGTCTCGTCAGTGTTCTCCACCAGTTGGTGCACGGAGAGTGTGGCATTGTAGGGCTCCACCACTGTGTCCGACACTTTGGGGGAAGGCATGACGCTGAAAGTGTTCATGATACGGTCAGGGTACTCCTCACGGATCTTGCTGATGAGGAGGGTGCCCATACCAGACCCGGTGCCTCCGCCCAGGGAGTGTGTGAGCTGGAAGCCCTGCAGGCAGTCACAGTTCTCGGACTCCTTCCGTACCACATCCAGAACTGAGTCCACTAGCTCTGCTCCCTCAGTGTAGTGGCCTTTGGCCCAATTATTCCCAGCTCCGCTTTGACCTGAAAGAAAGCCCATGTGTCCCCGTTTAAACACAGAACTTGATTAAAATTAACAAGTCCAGCTAGTTAGTTGGGTTAGTTTTATTTGGAGCACTCCAAGCCTGCTCCTGGAGTTACCTTCCTGCAGATTTTGGTTCCAACACCCACAAAACACACCTGTACCAAGGTGTTCAGGGTTGCTTGATaattacaggcaggtgtgttggagcAGTCTGCAAGATGGTAcccctccaggagcagggttggagatCCCTGGTTTAGTGTTTCCCAACAATGTTCGTTGAGGCACATCAAAACTACAAATTTTcaaacttcaaaaaaaaaaggGCTAGGCAACTTCGGTCCTGGAGGACCACAGCTCAAACACCTGAACAAGATAATCTCTTAAAGGTCattagaaagctacaggcaggtgtgttttattagggttggagctaatctCTGCAGGACTATGGCCCTCTAGATCCGAAGTTGCCCAGCCCTGTTGTGGAGTCTCGATTAACAAGCTGATGAGTGGAATCAAGGTGTGTTTGAtttgaaaaaagttaaaaaaatttcCCTGCTCCAAAACCTAAAATGAATGAGGCAGATAAGGGAGACACATTCTAAGTGTGCACGGTTGGGTTGGTTGAACCAAATATTGTAATTTACAACCAGGTGTTGTTCTAAAGCGGAgtgtccaaactcagtcctggagggccactgtcctatAGAGTTTAGcttagtaagagcttgattagctggttcaggtgtatttaATTGGGGTTTGAGCTGAACTTTTCAGGACAGTTGTGGAACATAAAATTTTCTACAGTAGTAGTCTCAAACTCCTCAAATTCGTAGAGGGCCACAGCTCAAACACACcaaaatcaaacacacctgatccaggtaatcaagatcttcaggattattagaaacttccaagcaggtgtgagttggagctggttggagtCAAACTGTGTTGAGaagcggccctccaggaattgagtttgagacctctgtttTACAGCAGTGGTTCTCAGTCCTGGTCTTGGAGAATCCCCAATTCTGCATATTTTAGATGTTctccctaatcaaacacccctgaTTCAACTTTTCAGCTCATTACTCAAGACCCCAAGTGCATAAATGTGTGTGTCAGATAAGAGAGGTGtcaaaaatgtgcagtgttggggggttTCCCAGAACTAGGATTGAGAACCACGGTTCTACAGCAAGGGTCTCCAACCGTGCTCCTGGAGAGTTACCTTCCTGCAGATTTTAGCCCCAACCTCAAACAAACACACCTGTACCAGCTAACAAGGTGTTCAGGGTTGCTTGACCATTGCAGGCAGGTGTGTTGGAACAGGTTGGAGCTGAAGTCTACAGGACGGTAATCCTCcgtgatcagggttggagatcCCTGGTTTAGTGTCTCCCATGCCTGTTCCTGGAGGCCCATCAAAACTACAAGGCTATATCTGAAATTGCCCCCTAGTGTGGACATTTTGTGttctcattcaatcccacaatgcaccacaAACAACTGGTTCACACTCAACCGCTAGAGGATACCGATAATGCTCTGTGAGAGTTGTGCGCCAAATGAATTTCTGCATCTCGCCAGAAGATGGCGCTTGCAGCtgaattattcattcattttacaaAGCGCTCATCCATGGCGTACAGCGTTATATAACACAGGTATATATTCATTgttaattaaattgtttaactagggtttatgCATAATTTCTTTGATAAGAGTATAAAATAAATTCTTTAATCTTACTACCGGAGCTGCCTGTTTGCCAGTTTCAAATGATTTTAAACGGCAAGCgcaaactatgcaaaagcggcagtccttctaGTGCACTCAGTGTCTGACTTCGCTCACTCgatttcattcactccttcaagtgatcTGTATTGGTGGCCTAATGTAGGGAATACTGAATAAGTGTATAGGGGTGATTTTGGATACAGCCCAAGCCCGATTCCACTTATCAGCTTGTGAGTCAGATAATGGAGACATCCAAAATGCATAGTGCTGGTGTGCCTCCAGAAGGGGTCGTGGATGGAAAACACTGCAATAGTTGACTCAAAAATTTATGACCCCCCCCCAAAAAGTCATCATTTACTACCCCTAGTGTTGCTCTAGTTGCTATTTGACATTGctctctgtggaacacaaaatattCTACAGAGTACAGATTTTCATGTGGGCTGTTGAGCTATGACAAAAAAACAGCAGCATAAAAGTAGTCCAGACGATGTGATCTAGCTGTGAGAAATAGATGGAAATGTAGGTCACTATTTAGAATTAGATCACAGTTTTCTCTTCCACCAAGTTCtcaaatttcatttaaaattggcATGTCAACTTAAACCAAGTTTGAACATGCATCAGGTCTGCTTCATCTTGAGTAAATTTGGTAATATACCAATGGAAAAGTTTggtttcgttctttctttcttcaggtgggaaacaaaatgtgaaataCCTCAGGCAGTGGTATACTGCTGATGAATAATCTGACGTCACCTACTCTGTTGGGATTGGTGATTAGATCAGcgctttttgtttagtttttgtttttcttgcttACACGTGTGTAATATTGGGATCGAATGCAAGCATGATTGATTTTCAGTTAATAACAAGCAAATTCGATTCTCATCTCATGCTATTTTACAGCTTTAGAAGATATGGAATATTGCACATAAATTGTATTGGCTGCTTTTATGGTGTTTTGCATCACTCTCAGCATCTTTAGGCCCAATTGATTATTTCATAAATGGTGAAGGAAGGAGATGTATAGTTTGAAGGCTTCAGTCTG of Garra rufa chromosome 10, GarRuf1.0, whole genome shotgun sequence contains these proteins:
- the tubb2 gene encoding tubulin beta-2A chain codes for the protein MREIVHIQAGQCGNQIGAKFWEVISDEHGIDPTGSYQGDSELQLERISVYYNEASGNKFVPRAILVDLEPGTMDSVRSGPFGQIFRPDNFVFGQSGAGNNWAKGHYTEGAELVDSVLDVVRKESENCDCLQGFQLTHSLGGGTGSGMGTLLISKIREEYPDRIMNTFSVMPSPKVSDTVVEPYNATLSVHQLVENTDETFCIDNEALYDICFRTLKLTTPTYGDLNHLVSATMSGVTTCLRFPGQLNADLRKLAVNMVPFPRLHFFMPGFAPLTSRGSQQYRALSVPELTQQMFDAKNMMAACDPRHGRYLTVAAIFRGRMSMKEVDEQMLNVQNKNSSYFVEWIPNNVKTAVCDIPPRGLKMSATFIGNSTAIQELFRRISEQFTAMFRRKAFLHWYTGEGMDEMEFTEAESNMNDLVSEYQQYQDATADETGEYEEDDLDDEEDARH